The genome window ACAtgaaaaattggatgtcgataaattttcttcagctcaactcaaataaaactgaaatccttgctattgggccccaacacatcactaaacaaatactgccatctactggtaacctgtcagaacatatcaagcctgttgcaagaaatcttggtgtcctgtttgataacaatttatgttttgagcaacatatcactaagcttgtccaatcatgtttttatcacttcagaaacattgcaaaaatccgatctattttaaatcttagtgatgcagaaactgttgtagatgtttttatctcctcactCCTTGATTATTggaacagcctgttcacttgtctcaatcaaaaaactttgacacgactgcagactgtacaaaattcagctgctaggctgttaacaaggaccaagaagtacgaccacataacacctgttttagcctctttacattggctccctgtttgttttaggattgattttaagatcttgttgattacatTTAAGGCTCTTcttggcctggctccagactatattttagaccttgtaatcccttatgaaccttcacgtagtttgcaatcttcgggcaggggtctcctgtctgttcctgagtccaggatgaaaactaagagggacagagcttttgctatcagggccctgaggctctggaacaacttgcccaaagaaattaggctgtctgagtcagtgtcttcatttaagtctcttctcaaaacacatttttatctgaaagcatatcctgattttaactgaactggctgtttattttattgtttattttattacttttgtgtattttatttctttatatttcttcattcattgtggtattttatttctcttgttatgaagcactttgtactttgttttgataagtgctctataaataaagttttattattatttgtagcGTTATCGTGCTACCGAGAGTTCGTCTTGGCCCAGAGATACCACGCTGACACCAGGGTTGCagtgtatgttctttatttttggttgttcttgctttcttttctgtctcttcttccgtccgctctccaaccgcctctccCCCccttgtccagcatgctactgtatttaaggagagaataattagttcactgggttcagctgtgccaattatctctccttgatgctgctcacctgagcaactccccacctctcctctgcagcttaaagctaaccatacccacctccacataccCCCAACGCCCGACTTAGGCCGGGAGCCATCCGGCCCAATCTACCCCCATGGGAACGGGAGAGGAAGTCGGCCACGCCATCTGCGCCCCGGCCTATGGATCACTTTGAACTTAAAAGGCTGGAGGGCCAGATACCACCGTGTGATCCGGGCGTTGGCATCCTTCATGCGGTGGAGCCACTGGAGGGGGCATGGTCCGAACAGAGGGTGAATGGGCGCCAAGCAGGTAATACCGCAGGGCCTCGACCGCCCACCGGATGGCCAGGCACTCTTTTCGATTGTACTGTACCTGGCCTCCCGCTCTGACAGCTTCCGGCTGATGTATACAACCGGGCGGTCAACACCCTGCACCTGCTGGGACAAAATGGCCCCCACTCCCCTGTTCGACGCATCAGTCAGCAgaacaaaagggagagaaaagtcaggtgtgtggaggagaggctcCCCACAGAGGGCTTGCTTTACCCTCTCGAACGCCAGTTGGCACCGCTCCGTCCACTGGACCGGATCTGAGGCACCTTTCCGGGTGAGATCGGTCAAAGGACTGGTCAGCTCTGCGAAGTTGGGAATGAATCGCCGGTAATAGCCGGCCAGCCCCAGGAACcgcctctcctctttttttgacTTAGGCTTTGGGCAGGCGGCAATCGCAGCCGTCTTGTCTACCTACCTCCGCCCAAGTGGTACCCCAGATACCGTACCTCCCTCCGTCCAAACGCACACTTCTTCGGGTTGGCGGTGAGACCGGCCTGCCTCAATGTCCCGAGCACCGCAGCCACCCGCCGCACATGCTCCGCCCAGCTGTCACTGTGGATGATAACATCATCTAGGTAGGCGGCTGCATATGCAGCGTGCGGACGCAGTACTCTGTCCATGAGGCGTTGGAAAGTGGCCGGCGCCCTGAACAACCCGAACGGAAGTATGGTAAATTGGTACAACCCATACGGAGTAGAGAAAGCCGTCTTTTCCTTAGACTCTGGAGACAAGGGAATCTGCCAGTAGCCCTTGGTCAAGTCCAGCGTCGTGAAAAAATGAGCGGTGCCCAACTGATCCAGGAGCTCGTCGACCCGAGGCATTGGATAGGCATCAAATCGTGACACTTCATTTACTTTgcggtagtccacacagaaccgTATGGTCCCATCCTTCTTGCCTACAAGAACGATGGGGCTACACCAGGCACTGTTGGACTCTTCTATTACCCCCATCTTCAGCATGGCCTTTAATTCTTCCTGCACCATTTTCCGTTTGTGCTCAGGCAACCGGTAGGGCCGTGAACGCACCGTCACTCCCGGGTGAGTCTCAATGTGATGCTCTATAAAGTTGGTGCGACCCGGAAGGGGGGAGAACACGTCGGCAAAACGCCCTTGCAACTCGGCCACGTCTGTTCTCTGGGACAGTGTGAGATGGTTGTCAAAAGGGAGCGAGGCGGCACTGGTCGATTTTGAAACCTCAGGCCCGAACTCATCGATCCACCGTCGTCACCAGAGCAACAGGCTCCGCCTCTCTCCCCTGCGTCCGTCTGAGGGTGGTATACACTGGTTCGAATCGACTTGATGCCCAATAATCCGTAAAGTTCTCTCAGTGTGCGTGACATGAATGAGGTGCCCTGGTCAGTCAGGATCTCTTTCGGGATCCCGACTCGGgagatgacctgaaacagtgcCTGCGCCACACTCTTTGCCGAGATTGTGCGCAATGGCACTGCTTCGGGATATCGAGTTGCATAGTCCACTAACACTAGCACAAAGCGATATCCACGTGCACTCCGGTAAAATGGCCCAATGAGGTCCATACCTAGGCGTTCAAATGGGACCTCCATCAATGGTAATGGGCGCAAAGGCGCTCTCGGGGTGGCTGGTTGGTTAACCATCTGACATTCGGGACAAGACGCACACCAACGGCGAACGTCTCCCCAAATCCCAGGCCAATAGAATCGGGCCATTATTTTATTACACCCCATATGCCCGGCCATTGGGTTGTAATGAGCCGCCTGGAAACCCAAAGCtaaccatacccacctccacagcGATATGTtaggaaaaacagaagagcaactctTCCTCAGGTGACTGAGAATGTCAATGCAGGAAGTGATCTGACTGTGTCAGCAAGAACAGCCTATCAACAATTACATAGAGAGGGATATTATAGTAGGGTTGCAGTGCATAAACCCCTCATTACAAAGATGAATGCACATTTGAGAGTTTAGTGGTACAAAAACCAAACTCAAGTCAACTCATATCAAAAGTGATATGGTCAGATGGTCCTTCACCATCTTCTCGACAAGTGGGCAAGCGCATGTGTGGCGTACACCAAGAGAACGGTACAGGCCTGAATGCTTGACACCAATAGTGAGGGGATCCGTTGGTTCTGTTATGCTGTGGGGGGGATTTTGCTGCCATGGTTTGGGTCCCCTTGTCCCCTTAGAGGGAAGGGTCACTCCAAATCATTATAAAGTTGTTCTGAGTGATCACCTTCACCCaatgatgaaacatttctaACCTGATGGGAGTGGTCTCTTCCAGGATGACAATGCCCCTATCCATAAGGCACGaggggtcactgaatggtttgactatgaaaatgatgtgaaacatATGCTATGGCCTTGGTTGgatttattgattcatctgccgattattttttCGATcaatcgttttgtctataaaatgttggtTATAATTATATAAAGTCCAATGTgacttcttcaaatgtcttgtttttgtttgaccaacagtccaaaacccaaagatattcagtttactatgatgTATGTCAGAGAAAAggatcaaatcctcacatttaagaagctggaaccagcaaatgtttggcatatgttttggatgtttgtgaGACATGCATATGAATTGTCTTTCTACGATATCAGAATCCATATTGGTTCATCCCAAACTTCAAACTTTTATATACAATGTTGTATAGTGTATCATTTTGTGGAAACCTAAAATGGCATAAGGTTTATTGACATAAAAGTAGTTAACACGtgaagtcaattttatttatacagcccaatataACAAATCATAATTTGTCTCAAGGGGTGTTAAAACCTGTAGAGCATCCAAACAACCTCTGttcttagaccctcaattcgaataaggaaaaactcccccaaaaaacacttgtaacaggggaaaaaaatggaagaaacctcaggatgACCAACAGAGGGATCCCTTTCCCAGGAAGGACAGACATgtaatagatgttgtgtgtaaaGAATAGATTCACAGAAAGTCATATATGACAATTCACAATTATGgtgacaaaatgtagattgtaaaacaAAAGTGAAGAGGAGTTTAGAAAATGCTTGGATGGATATATTCCATCATTTTAGCCTAATACTTACACCAGAAAAGGATGCAACGTTTTCCATAAAGTAAATTCACAGTTCACAAGAATCTACTGAAATGTCTAAACTTGTTTGAATATCTTAAAGatcttatatttcatttcttttgtcGTAAGACAGTACACAAAAGGATTTACAAGAGATGGACCAAGGATGGCTCCGATCATTAAGCCATGGCGCGCCTCAAGAGTTAATACCACACCTAACCTGGTCAAGACAATGCGGATAAATAATGGACAGTAGTAACACGTTACCACGATCAAGTGACTCAAACAAGTGCTgcccatttttcttttgtcatcatttgaggataatttcacaaaaaatattatacatatgtatgacaggcaaataaaagtgaaagtgaaaaataaaaaaaagaatgatatGACGGTAGTCAGATTGAAATAGTAATTAGGGTCAACACAAGTAGTTCGTATTACGGCAGCATAGTCACAGAAAGTGTACATCAGCTTTGAGTAGCAGTGAGGGAGAGGAAGCACAGTTGCAGGCGTTACAGCCACAAAACCACATGCAACAATCCACAGGATATATGTAAGGACAAGAGTGCGCACATTTGTTAAATAACTGTGGTACTGAAAAGGATAGCTAATAGCAATCAATCGATCAAATGCCATAACCGTTAAAGCAAACATCTCCATCACCCCTCCCAAGTGGAAAGCAAACATTTGAATTAAGCACGGCACATAGGCTATAGTATTAACACCAGCAAGTAGAACCCCGATCATTGTTGGACTGGCACTGGAGGTGTAGAGTATATCAACAACAGCAAGGTTGCAAATCAGAAGATACATTGGTTTGTGTAATCTCTTGTCATAAATAATGAAGAGGATATTTACTATATTGGCAAGAACAGCTAGAACATAGGTAATCAATATAACCACACCAACTACCATAGGCCTTTTGGTTGTGTCAAAACCACCTATAATAAATTCTGTAACTTTGATTGAAGCATTCTGTAAAGGCATATTCGTCAAAATatcaagataaataaaatgcaaaaaagaagTTGATGAAAAAACTCTTCTCAAAGCAAAAGATCATGCAACATATTGTAGATCATAACAAACCATAACCAGTTGTTGTCAGAGTTTACAAAAATAACTCTGAGCTCAATCAAACAGCTTTCACTACAACCAACAATGGAGTTCACCAGACAGCCTCTAGACTTAGGGTTTTAAGGCTCACCAGAACAGTAACTTTTC of Siniperca chuatsi isolate FFG_IHB_CAS linkage group LG7, ASM2008510v1, whole genome shotgun sequence contains these proteins:
- the LOC122879314 gene encoding olfactory receptor 13G1-like — encoded protein: MPLQNASIKVTEFIIGGFDTTKRPMVVGVVILITYVLAVLANIVNILFIIYDKRLHKPMYLLICNLAVVDILYTSSASPTMIGVLLAGVNTIAYVPCLIQMFAFHLGGVMEMFALTVMAFDRLIAISYPFQYHSYLTNVRTLVLTYILWIVACGFVAVTPATVLPLPHCYSKLMYTFCDYAAVIRTTCVDPNYYFNLTTVISFFFLFFTFTFICLSYICIIFFVKLSSNDDKRKMGSTCLSHLIVVTCYYCPLFIRIVLTRLGVVLTLEARHGLMIGAILGPSLVNPFVYCLTTKEMKYKIFKIFKQV